One genomic segment of Pseudomonas chlororaphis subsp. aurantiaca includes these proteins:
- a CDS encoding TolC family outer membrane protein, whose amino-acid sequence MRYKYWKSGLITVVSSIALLGFSEQVIADTSPRSQAQKHIVCNPQCAQVSTSPAPAPRPVQSIPAQPVYKQSGTTGKRNPFSYDRLPAMDGKAARAPFASANQAPVQADDLWQVVSLAVSHYPSIRDAASVLEEQREGIDVARAGYLPKVDVGISSGRQSFGSNGQALSLTASQMLYDFGKVGGAVTEAESNVVLQQVKWQGEIDDIALQAAEAVIEVRRYEALVNAAQSQKEQLKKLQQLAARRVSEGASTQADLIQAQSRVEAAEASLLASQTQLSQQRSKLRTLIGQEPLNKIAVPENRLVQALATIDPDVEMTIGVQQAEAEWSVAQAQVSQARANAKPTVSLDAGVDKYLGNVPTGRDEYAYTLTVSVKHSLFDGGAPSARIRGAGQAARAAEERIHTRKLEAQNSWFRLQEQMAGLSSRIKVLGDRYKSMVDTRALYEQQYLALGTRSLLDLLNAEQEIFQAQTDQENSRHDLWLAQVNYINATGHMRNVFALMGASS is encoded by the coding sequence ATGCGTTACAAATATTGGAAATCAGGCCTGATCACTGTTGTATCGTCGATCGCCTTGCTGGGCTTTTCCGAACAGGTGATTGCTGATACATCACCTCGTTCCCAGGCGCAGAAGCACATCGTCTGCAATCCGCAATGTGCACAGGTAAGCACTTCTCCAGCGCCAGCCCCGCGGCCGGTTCAATCGATACCTGCGCAGCCTGTATACAAGCAGTCGGGCACCACGGGTAAACGTAATCCGTTCTCCTATGACCGTTTGCCGGCAATGGACGGCAAGGCCGCACGCGCGCCGTTCGCTTCGGCAAACCAGGCACCGGTGCAAGCGGATGATTTATGGCAAGTCGTCTCGCTGGCGGTCAGTCATTACCCATCGATTCGTGATGCGGCGTCGGTCCTTGAGGAGCAACGTGAAGGCATCGACGTTGCACGCGCCGGATACCTGCCAAAAGTGGACGTGGGCATCAGTTCCGGCCGGCAGAGTTTCGGCAGCAACGGTCAGGCCCTGTCGCTCACGGCCAGCCAGATGCTGTATGACTTCGGCAAGGTTGGCGGTGCTGTCACCGAGGCCGAATCCAACGTCGTGCTGCAACAAGTGAAATGGCAGGGCGAGATCGACGACATTGCCCTGCAGGCCGCGGAGGCGGTGATCGAGGTTCGTCGCTACGAAGCGCTGGTCAATGCCGCCCAATCGCAAAAAGAACAACTGAAAAAACTGCAGCAACTGGCTGCGCGCCGGGTCAGCGAAGGGGCCAGCACCCAGGCCGACCTGATCCAGGCGCAATCGCGGGTCGAGGCGGCCGAAGCGTCGCTGCTCGCCAGCCAGACTCAACTGAGCCAGCAACGTAGCAAGCTGCGCACTCTGATTGGCCAGGAGCCGCTCAATAAGATTGCGGTGCCCGAGAATCGTTTGGTCCAGGCCCTGGCAACCATTGATCCCGATGTGGAAATGACCATTGGGGTGCAGCAGGCCGAAGCCGAATGGAGTGTCGCCCAGGCGCAGGTCAGCCAGGCCCGAGCCAACGCCAAGCCGACCGTATCCCTGGATGCGGGCGTCGACAAGTACCTGGGCAATGTCCCCACCGGTCGGGACGAATACGCCTACACCCTGACCGTCAGCGTCAAGCACAGTCTGTTTGACGGCGGTGCGCCATCGGCGCGGATTCGCGGGGCGGGCCAGGCAGCCCGTGCCGCCGAAGAGCGCATCCATACCCGCAAGCTCGAAGCCCAGAATTCCTGGTTCCGCTTGCAAGAACAAATGGCCGGGCTGTCGAGCCGGATCAAGGTGCTGGGTGACCGCTACAAAAGCATGGTCGATACCCGTGCGCTGTACGAACAGCAATACCTGGCGCTGGGTACGCGGTCCTTGCTCGATCTGTTGAACGCCGAACAGGAAATCTTCCAGGCCCAGACCGACCAGGAAAACTCCCGGCACGACCTTTGGCTGGCCCAGGTGAACTACATCAATGCCACCGGCCATATGCGCAACGTATTTGCCCTGATGGGAGCTTCATCATGA
- a CDS encoding type I secretion system permease/ATPase, whose protein sequence is MTTIPKADSPTVVADVANPWLDAMLQVARHYRLETSAERVRVMLDWQAEHPADVQLKQMARDMGMSLCFEKLDKGILDPWRLPVVAEFDNGQVGVIESVDNGQFAGVRLSGEQGVLQALPVDEICARVQRVLLLRPEVSAPDARVDDYIKPYEANWFWKLALHDWRRYSDVMLASLIANVLALAAMLFSMQIYDRVIPAQSEPTLWVLFGGVVIAIVFEFCMRLSRTHLTDKIGKRADLRISDRVFGHALRIRTQDQSKSTGSFISQIRELEQVRELITSTTVNALADLPFFFLFLGVLWYVGGMMALVPLAILPLLIIPGLLAQRWLAKYSKEGMREASLRNAILIEAVQGNEDIKLLRAEQRFQTQWNHLNQVSADISMRQRFITGALMTWTQELQSLVYVLVILVGCFMVISGDLTTGALIGTSILSSRMIAPLAQLSGVMSRWQQAKVAREGLDELMKRPVDQPLHSKMLHRPVIQGDYRFEGVKFRYEQQQKQPSLEIPGLTIKAGEKVAILGRNGAGKSTLLHLLSGLQAPQEGNVLLDSLNLSMIDPYDVRRDVGFLSQQASLFFGSLRDNIIMGKPMATDDEIIQALTLSGALSLVQSLPDGLDHLIREGGKGLSGGQRQMLLLARTLIRNPRVLLLDEPTAWLDELSEQHLIEKLLPWLAGRTLIVATHRPAVLKWVDRIIAVDKGRVVLDDTKHIVISQMSKPRASAA, encoded by the coding sequence ATGACCACTATCCCCAAAGCCGATTCCCCGACCGTTGTGGCGGATGTAGCAAACCCTTGGTTGGACGCCATGCTGCAAGTGGCCCGGCATTATCGGCTGGAGACCTCGGCAGAGCGTGTACGCGTCATGCTCGACTGGCAAGCCGAGCATCCGGCCGATGTACAGCTCAAGCAGATGGCCCGCGACATGGGCATGTCGCTGTGCTTCGAGAAGCTCGACAAAGGCATCCTGGACCCCTGGCGCCTGCCGGTGGTGGCTGAGTTCGACAACGGTCAGGTCGGCGTCATTGAAAGTGTCGACAACGGCCAGTTCGCCGGTGTGCGTTTGAGCGGTGAGCAGGGTGTGCTGCAGGCCTTGCCGGTAGACGAGATCTGCGCGCGGGTGCAACGGGTTCTGCTGTTGCGCCCGGAGGTGTCGGCGCCGGATGCCCGGGTCGACGACTACATCAAGCCTTATGAGGCCAACTGGTTCTGGAAACTGGCGCTGCACGACTGGCGGCGGTACTCCGATGTGATGCTGGCTTCGCTGATCGCCAACGTCCTGGCCCTGGCCGCCATGCTGTTTTCGATGCAGATCTACGATCGGGTGATTCCGGCCCAGTCCGAGCCGACCCTGTGGGTACTGTTCGGCGGGGTGGTCATAGCGATCGTTTTCGAGTTCTGCATGCGTCTGTCGCGCACCCATCTGACCGACAAGATCGGCAAGCGCGCCGACCTGCGGATTTCCGATCGGGTCTTCGGTCATGCGCTGCGCATCCGTACCCAGGACCAGTCGAAATCCACCGGCTCCTTCATCTCGCAGATCCGCGAACTGGAGCAGGTGCGTGAGTTGATCACGTCCACCACAGTGAATGCCTTGGCGGACCTGCCGTTCTTCTTCCTGTTCCTCGGTGTGCTGTGGTATGTCGGCGGGATGATGGCCCTGGTACCGCTGGCGATCCTGCCGTTGCTGATCATTCCCGGCCTGTTGGCCCAGCGCTGGTTGGCCAAGTACTCCAAGGAAGGCATGCGCGAGGCTTCGTTGCGCAATGCGATTCTGATCGAAGCGGTCCAAGGCAACGAAGACATCAAGCTGCTGCGCGCCGAGCAGCGCTTCCAGACCCAGTGGAACCACCTCAATCAGGTCTCGGCCGACATCAGCATGCGCCAGCGCTTCATCACCGGTGCCTTGATGACCTGGACCCAGGAGCTGCAATCGCTGGTGTATGTGCTGGTGATTCTGGTGGGCTGCTTCATGGTCATCAGTGGCGACCTGACCACGGGGGCCTTGATCGGTACCTCGATTCTGTCGTCGCGGATGATTGCGCCCCTGGCTCAGCTGTCCGGTGTCATGTCGCGCTGGCAGCAGGCCAAGGTCGCGCGTGAAGGCCTGGATGAGTTGATGAAACGCCCGGTCGACCAGCCCCTGCATAGCAAGATGTTGCACCGTCCGGTGATCCAGGGCGACTACCGCTTCGAGGGCGTGAAGTTCCGCTACGAGCAGCAGCAGAAGCAGCCATCGCTGGAAATCCCGGGCTTGACGATCAAGGCCGGCGAGAAAGTGGCGATCCTGGGCCGCAACGGCGCAGGCAAGTCGACCCTGCTGCATCTGTTGTCCGGCTTGCAGGCCCCCCAGGAAGGAAACGTACTGCTGGACTCATTGAACCTGTCGATGATCGACCCCTATGACGTGCGCCGTGATGTGGGCTTTCTCAGCCAGCAGGCATCGCTGTTCTTCGGCTCGCTGCGGGACAACATCATCATGGGTAAACCCATGGCCACTGACGACGAGATCATTCAGGCCCTGACCTTGAGTGGCGCGTTGTCCCTGGTGCAGTCGCTGCCCGATGGCCTGGATCACCTGATCCGTGAGGGTGGCAAGGGCCTGTCCGGCGGCCAGCGGCAAATGCTCTTGCTGGCTCGTACGCTGATCCGCAACCCCCGCGTGCTGCTGTTGGACGAGCCGACTGCCTGGCTCGACGAACTCAGCGAACAGCACCTGATTGAAAAGCTGCTGCCGTGGCTCGCAGGCCGCACGCTGATCGTCGCCACGCACCGGCCGGCCGTCCTCAAGTGGGTGGACCGCATCATCGCGGTCGACAAGGGCCGAGTGGTTCTGGACGACACCAAACACATCGTTATCAGCCAGATGAGCAAGCCGCGCGCGTCCGCTGCCTGA
- a CDS encoding HlyD family efflux transporter periplasmic adaptor subunit — MNIKLPSSDRLNPINFSLTRPDLFEAHSRLPRASWFVWLTFAGLALLLVWAYCFTLDEVSSGTGKVIPSSREQVIQSLEGGIVAQLNVKEGDVVQAGQVLAQLDRTRSESSVDESSSRARAALATATRLRAEVEGSDLAFPDYVMEDPALVRSETALFKSRKDSLAKSLAGIQEALALVKRELVMTERLAKMGAASNVEVLRLKRQANELEMKANDTRTQYLVRSREELAKANGEVEAQQSVTRGRADMLSRLTVVSPVRGVVKDIEVNTVGGVVPPNGRLMVIVPIEDQLLVEARISPRDVAFLHPGQRATVKISAYDYAIYGGLEGEVVTISPDTIQDDVKRDVYYYRVFVRTQSDSLFNKSGEAFPIFPGMISTVDIHTGGKTVWEYLVKPLNRAREALRER; from the coding sequence ATGAACATCAAATTACCTTCATCCGATCGCTTGAACCCGATCAATTTCAGCCTGACCCGTCCGGACCTGTTCGAAGCCCACAGCCGCCTTCCCCGGGCATCCTGGTTCGTCTGGCTGACCTTCGCCGGCCTCGCCTTGCTGCTGGTCTGGGCGTACTGCTTTACCCTCGACGAGGTCTCCAGTGGTACCGGGAAAGTGATTCCCAGCTCGCGGGAACAGGTCATTCAATCCCTCGAAGGCGGGATTGTGGCGCAACTCAACGTCAAGGAAGGCGACGTGGTTCAGGCCGGGCAAGTGCTTGCGCAACTGGACCGCACACGTTCCGAGTCTTCGGTGGACGAAAGTTCCTCCCGAGCCCGTGCCGCCCTGGCAACGGCCACCCGCTTGCGTGCGGAAGTCGAGGGGAGCGATCTGGCGTTTCCCGACTATGTCATGGAGGACCCGGCCCTGGTACGTTCGGAAACGGCGTTGTTCAAGTCGCGTAAAGACAGCCTGGCCAAGAGCCTGGCGGGTATTCAGGAAGCCCTGGCCCTGGTCAAGCGGGAGCTGGTGATGACCGAGCGGCTGGCCAAGATGGGCGCGGCCAGCAACGTCGAAGTCCTGCGCCTCAAGCGCCAGGCCAACGAACTGGAAATGAAGGCCAACGATACGCGCACCCAATACCTGGTGCGTTCGCGTGAAGAACTGGCCAAGGCCAATGGTGAAGTCGAGGCCCAGCAATCGGTGACCCGTGGGCGTGCCGACATGCTGTCGCGCCTGACCGTGGTGTCGCCGGTGCGCGGCGTGGTGAAAGACATTGAGGTCAACACCGTGGGCGGTGTCGTCCCGCCGAACGGCCGGCTGATGGTGATCGTGCCGATCGAGGATCAATTGCTGGTCGAGGCGCGGATCTCGCCGCGGGATGTTGCCTTCCTGCATCCAGGCCAGCGGGCCACGGTGAAGATCAGCGCCTATGACTACGCCATTTACGGTGGCCTGGAAGGTGAAGTGGTGACGATCTCGCCAGACACCATCCAGGATGATGTCAAACGCGATGTCTATTACTACCGGGTCTTTGTCCGCACCCAAAGCGACTCGCTGTTCAACAAAAGTGGAGAAGCCTTCCCGATCTTTCCCGGGATGATCTCCACCGTGGACATTCACACCGGTGGCAAAACGGTTTGGGAATACCTGGTCAAACCGCTCAACAGGGCTCGCGAAGCCTTGCGCGAACGTTAA
- a CDS encoding tetratricopeptide repeat protein, translated as MSKKARKPGIPAIRNSAQLLVETAGKRAKALHQQGRYEEALNVCQQAIRMTPGLTQAWIDAAVNCLKLERWQQAVGYAEQALARGGHGFALFDALSHGHGALRQWEDVRKYGLMALQLRDQRFGVTPAAPHMAPEMPPLPSAQTRDKNIIAFSLFGADSKYCETAVLNVIEQPMIYPHWTCRFYIDDSVPSSVVERLVAAGAQVIQVDEQAHGWPGPMWRFLALQDEHLHRVLFRDADSVISTREAEAVEEWLHSDCRFHCMRDCATHTELMLAGLWGVVAGALPPLEQLTQSFFSAGVESQHFADQYFLRQYVWPYARQSLLQHDSMFGFMQARTFPGGLMPADFHVGYAEGSPLFKARTEWADGTPVQWTLLLKQAEQEVVVCRYPGVVKEGLVTAHIPARFARMISSTEAEIRLTRSVERHGGV; from the coding sequence ATGTCTAAAAAAGCTCGAAAACCCGGTATTCCGGCAATCCGCAATTCGGCGCAGTTATTGGTCGAAACCGCTGGCAAGCGCGCCAAGGCTCTGCATCAGCAAGGGCGCTACGAAGAGGCACTCAATGTATGCCAGCAGGCAATCCGCATGACTCCTGGACTGACGCAGGCCTGGATCGATGCGGCGGTCAATTGCCTGAAGCTCGAGCGTTGGCAACAGGCAGTGGGCTATGCCGAACAGGCACTGGCGCGTGGAGGCCATGGTTTTGCCTTGTTCGACGCCTTGTCCCATGGGCATGGCGCTTTGCGGCAATGGGAGGACGTCAGGAAGTACGGCTTGATGGCCCTGCAACTGCGGGATCAGCGTTTCGGCGTGACGCCAGCGGCGCCCCATATGGCACCGGAAATGCCGCCTTTGCCTTCCGCGCAAACGCGGGATAAGAACATCATCGCGTTCTCGTTGTTCGGTGCCGACTCCAAGTATTGCGAAACGGCAGTGCTCAACGTGATTGAGCAACCGATGATCTATCCGCATTGGACATGCCGTTTTTATATCGACGACAGCGTGCCATCGAGCGTGGTCGAAAGGCTGGTCGCAGCAGGAGCGCAAGTCATACAGGTCGATGAGCAGGCCCATGGCTGGCCCGGCCCGATGTGGCGGTTCCTCGCGCTGCAGGATGAGCACTTGCACCGAGTGCTGTTCCGGGACGCTGACTCGGTGATTTCGACCCGAGAGGCCGAGGCGGTCGAGGAGTGGTTGCACAGTGATTGCCGGTTCCACTGCATGCGTGATTGCGCCACCCATACCGAGCTGATGCTGGCGGGGCTGTGGGGCGTGGTGGCCGGTGCTCTACCGCCATTGGAGCAGTTGACGCAATCGTTCTTCAGCGCCGGTGTCGAGTCGCAGCATTTCGCGGATCAGTATTTCCTGCGCCAGTACGTCTGGCCTTATGCACGGCAGAGCCTCCTGCAGCATGATTCGATGTTCGGTTTCATGCAGGCGCGGACTTTTCCGGGTGGCCTCATGCCGGCCGATTTTCATGTCGGCTATGCCGAAGGATCACCGCTGTTCAAGGCCCGGACGGAATGGGCTGATGGCACCCCGGTGCAATGGACACTACTGCTCAAACAAGCGGAGCAAGAGGTCGTGGTCTGTCGCTATCCTGGCGTGGTGAAGGAGGGGCTGGTAACCGCGCATATCCCGGCGCGGTTTGCCAGGATGATCAGTAGCACGGAGGCGGAGATCAGGTTGACACGGTCCGTTGAAAGGCATGGAGGCGTATAG
- a CDS encoding GNAT family N-acetyltransferase, with the protein MKPTVTTSPSIVISDTLDSTFETLLDHGLATFNEQMTGYNDRQPLAVELKDPETGQVLGGISGRTSLGLLFIDLFYLPDSLRGAGLGAQLLQACEDEGRRRGCRSAVLYTLSFQAPSFYEKHGWQRFGEIPCDPEGSSRVFMSKVL; encoded by the coding sequence ATGAAACCCACTGTCACGACCAGCCCTTCGATCGTCATCAGCGACACCCTCGACAGCACCTTCGAAACCCTGCTTGATCACGGTCTCGCCACCTTCAATGAGCAGATGACCGGCTACAACGATCGGCAGCCCCTGGCCGTGGAACTCAAGGACCCGGAAACCGGCCAGGTCCTGGGCGGCATCAGTGGGCGCACCTCCCTGGGCCTGCTGTTCATCGACCTGTTCTACCTGCCCGACAGCCTGCGCGGCGCGGGCCTCGGCGCCCAGCTGCTGCAGGCGTGCGAAGACGAAGGCCGGCGCCGCGGCTGCCGCTCGGCCGTGCTCTACACCCTGAGCTTCCAGGCGCCGTCCTTCTACGAAAAACACGGCTGGCAACGCTTCGGCGAAATCCCCTGCGACCCCGAAGGCAGCAGCCGGGTATTCATGAGCAAGGTTTTGTAG
- a CDS encoding DUF2784 domain-containing protein: protein MLYRFAADTLVSLHLAFILFVLFGGLLVLKWPRLAWLHLPAAAWGVAVEVFHLPCPLTDWENRMRHGAGQQGYGDGFIEHYLIPLIYPAGLTPQIQLGLGALVLLINALVYGRLWWRRRQP from the coding sequence ATGCTCTACCGCTTCGCCGCCGACACCCTGGTATCACTGCACCTGGCCTTCATCCTGTTCGTGCTCTTCGGCGGCCTGCTGGTGCTCAAGTGGCCGCGCCTGGCCTGGCTGCACCTGCCCGCCGCGGCCTGGGGCGTGGCGGTCGAGGTCTTCCACCTGCCCTGCCCGCTGACCGACTGGGAAAACCGCATGCGCCACGGCGCCGGCCAGCAGGGTTATGGCGACGGCTTCATCGAACATTACCTGATCCCGCTGATCTACCCGGCCGGGCTGACACCGCAGATCCAGCTGGGCCTCGGCGCGCTGGTGCTGCTGATCAACGCCCTGGTCTACGGGCGGCTGTGGTGGCGGCGCCGGCAGCCTTGA
- the pcsA gene encoding phosphatidylcholine synthase — MITTRHIASLKAWGAHGFTATGVVTAFLATLALFDNQPKACLLWLGVALIVDGVDGSLARKVNVQSVLPHFDGSVLDLVIDYLTYVFIPALFIYRYIPLPDYSALLATSVILVSSLFCFCNVNMKSKDNYFVGFPAAWNVVALALYILAPTPWLSLSSIVVLALLTLTRMKFLHPFRVRRFMPVNIAVTAIWLLCSLSLVINHPYNGLWVMGLWLAMSAYFLGICIWRTALGWFDRART; from the coding sequence GTGATAACGACCCGACACATCGCCAGTCTCAAAGCCTGGGGCGCCCATGGATTCACCGCTACCGGCGTGGTCACGGCCTTCCTCGCCACCCTGGCGCTGTTCGACAACCAGCCCAAGGCCTGCCTGCTGTGGCTGGGCGTGGCGCTGATCGTCGACGGGGTCGACGGCTCGCTGGCGCGCAAGGTCAATGTGCAGTCGGTGCTGCCGCATTTCGACGGCTCGGTGCTGGACCTGGTGATCGACTACCTGACCTATGTGTTCATCCCGGCGCTGTTCATCTATCGCTACATCCCGCTGCCGGACTACAGCGCGCTGTTGGCGACCTCGGTGATCCTGGTGTCGTCGCTGTTCTGCTTCTGCAACGTCAACATGAAGAGCAAGGACAACTATTTCGTCGGCTTTCCCGCGGCCTGGAACGTGGTGGCGCTAGCGTTGTACATCCTTGCCCCGACGCCCTGGCTGAGCCTTTCGAGCATCGTGGTCCTGGCGCTGCTGACCCTGACCCGGATGAAATTCCTCCACCCCTTCCGCGTGCGCCGCTTCATGCCGGTGAACATCGCGGTGACCGCCATCTGGCTGCTGTGCAGCCTGTCGCTGGTGATCAACCATCCCTACAATGGCCTCTGGGTGATGGGCCTGTGGCTGGCGATGTCGGCGTACTTCCTGGGCATCTGCATCTGGCGCACCGCGCTGGGCTGGTTCGACCGCGCACGCACCTGA
- a CDS encoding NADPH-dependent FMN reductase produces MSLHITLLAGSSQLDSQSAKVAHYLGQRLQQLKLCEQVTLLDLGRSPLPLWPSPDSNDTWSQYSASLRQADALVVVTPEWNGMACPAIKNLFVYASHTELGHKPALLVGVSAGLGGAYPLAELRASSYKNCRICYLPEQLIVRQVEGAFNAHSEPTPEERHLRARADWTLEVLAEYAGAMKHLRSRIDIRAVPFANGM; encoded by the coding sequence ATGAGCTTGCATATCACGCTGCTCGCCGGCTCCAGCCAGCTCGACAGCCAGTCGGCCAAGGTCGCCCATTACCTGGGCCAACGCCTGCAACAGTTGAAACTCTGCGAGCAGGTCACGCTGCTCGACCTCGGGCGCTCGCCCTTGCCGCTCTGGCCAAGCCCGGACTCGAACGACACCTGGAGCCAATACTCGGCCAGCTTGCGCCAGGCCGACGCGCTGGTGGTGGTGACGCCGGAGTGGAACGGCATGGCCTGCCCGGCCATCAAGAATCTCTTCGTGTATGCCAGCCACACCGAGCTGGGGCACAAGCCGGCGTTGCTGGTCGGGGTCTCGGCCGGCCTCGGTGGCGCCTACCCCCTCGCCGAGCTGCGGGCCTCCAGCTACAAGAACTGCCGGATCTGCTACCTGCCGGAACAGCTGATCGTTCGCCAGGTGGAAGGCGCATTCAATGCCCATTCCGAACCCACGCCCGAAGAACGCCACCTGCGCGCTCGCGCCGACTGGACCCTGGAAGTCCTGGCCGAATACGCCGGCGCGATGAAGCACCTGCGCTCGCGCATCGACATCCGGGCCGTGCCCTTCGCCAACGGGATGTAG
- a CDS encoding sterol desaturase family protein — MNTTMLANNPILVVAGIFLGFILLEIACTCFRQPKGQRRDVLIEIIGSSLLLGLTFPLVMFLSTLLLDTFAPSLKNSLGDLHWVAGAALFLLLDDMTQYWWHRLTHRLPFLYALHRAHHSAPYMSIRIVYRNNSFYYLLMPGIWLSGLLIYMGLAPVYYGYLIVKMTVIFAAHSSVAWDDRLYRIPALRPLMWLLERTISTPSTHSAHHGLNAHDGVTHYKGNFGNLLFFWDVLFGTAKITRSRPSAYGIEDLRPISWQQELFWPLVRSPKPVARPETKQEVVQ; from the coding sequence ATGAATACAACAATGCTCGCCAACAATCCAATCCTGGTCGTGGCCGGGATTTTCCTCGGTTTCATCCTCCTGGAAATCGCCTGTACCTGCTTTCGCCAGCCCAAGGGTCAGCGCCGCGATGTGCTGATCGAGATCATCGGTTCCTCGCTGTTGCTCGGCCTCACCTTCCCCCTGGTGATGTTCCTCAGCACCCTGCTGCTCGACACCTTCGCGCCGTCCCTGAAGAACAGCCTGGGCGACCTGCACTGGGTGGCGGGCGCGGCGCTGTTCTTGCTGCTCGATGACATGACCCAGTATTGGTGGCATCGCCTGACCCACCGCCTGCCGTTCCTCTATGCGCTGCACCGCGCGCACCATTCGGCGCCGTACATGAGCATCCGCATCGTCTACCGCAACAACAGCTTCTATTACCTGCTGATGCCGGGTATCTGGCTCTCCGGCCTGCTCATCTACATGGGCCTGGCGCCGGTCTACTACGGCTACCTGATCGTCAAGATGACGGTGATCTTCGCCGCCCACAGCAGCGTCGCCTGGGACGACAGGCTCTATCGCATCCCGGCCCTGCGCCCGCTGATGTGGCTGCTGGAGCGGACCATCTCGACCCCTTCCACCCACTCCGCCCACCACGGTTTGAATGCCCATGACGGGGTGACCCACTACAAGGGCAATTTCGGCAATCTGCTGTTCTTCTGGGATGTGCTGTTCGGCACCGCGAAAATCACCCGCAGCCGGCCCAGCGCCTATGGCATCGAGGATTTGCGCCCCATCAGTTGGCAGCAGGAACTGTTCTGGCCGCTGGTGCGTTCGCCCAAACCCGTGGCGCGTCCCGAAACCAAGCAGGAGGTGGTGCAATGA
- a CDS encoding AraC family transcriptional regulator ligand-binding domain-containing protein, whose amino-acid sequence MRELDKNTGEEANQPVRRFHRGQLGRVLERVLQRQTRGDRQDYNLLELEQLWRLAAERDPAIGLRLFGEFTPQDLHVLAYICLYCPDVRGAMQCWADYAALASDMDSLRLVRDGDLLGVELCIDAPARLTRYVVEHYCVMALTQMRHGTGQPVRPVRACFSHPRPAYHAEYRQWFGDNLEFDCPRNCLYYDQATLRLPLLTRHAGMQELLRSELDRRLAQRLQLGGWTGKVAASMRDSLARGVVPSLENQAEALYQSPRTLRRRLEEQGMTFRQLLDQVRAELEQQLEFLGESRAQVAAQLGYGDLAAYLHARKRWKRD is encoded by the coding sequence ATGCGCGAACTGGACAAAAACACTGGCGAAGAGGCCAATCAACCGGTCCGCCGCTTTCACCGGGGCCAGCTCGGCCGGGTGCTGGAACGGGTGCTGCAACGCCAGACCCGCGGCGACCGCCAGGATTACAACCTGCTCGAGCTCGAACAATTGTGGCGCCTGGCGGCAGAGCGCGACCCGGCCATCGGCCTGCGCCTGTTCGGCGAATTCACCCCCCAGGACCTGCACGTACTGGCCTACATCTGCCTGTACTGCCCGGACGTGCGCGGCGCCATGCAATGCTGGGCCGACTACGCCGCGCTGGCCTCGGACATGGACAGCCTGAGGCTGGTCCGCGACGGCGATCTGCTGGGCGTCGAACTGTGCATCGACGCCCCCGCCAGGCTGACCCGCTACGTGGTGGAGCATTACTGCGTCATGGCCCTGACCCAGATGCGTCACGGCACCGGGCAACCTGTGCGGCCGGTGCGCGCCTGTTTCAGCCATCCTCGGCCGGCTTACCACGCTGAATATCGCCAGTGGTTCGGCGATAACCTCGAATTCGATTGTCCGCGCAACTGCCTGTACTACGACCAGGCCACCCTGCGCCTGCCGCTGCTGACGCGCCACGCCGGCATGCAGGAGTTGCTGCGCAGCGAGCTGGACCGGCGCCTGGCCCAGCGCCTGCAACTGGGCGGCTGGACCGGCAAGGTCGCGGCCAGCATGCGCGACAGCCTGGCCCGTGGCGTGGTGCCGAGCCTGGAGAACCAGGCCGAGGCGCTGTACCAGAGCCCGCGCACCCTGCGTCGGCGCCTGGAAGAGCAGGGCATGACCTTTCGCCAGTTGCTCGATCAGGTCCGCGCTGAGCTGGAGCAGCAGCTGGAGTTTCTCGGCGAGAGCCGCGCCCAGGTGGCGGCCCAGCTGGGTTACGGCGACCTCGCGGCGTACCTGCATGCCCGCAAACGCTGGAAGCGCGACTGA